A window from Streptomyces subrutilus encodes these proteins:
- a CDS encoding macro domain-containing protein, whose protein sequence is MKPIRIIPGDATSPRAEGPKVIAHVCNDLGGWGKGFVVAVSRRWPEPEAAYRAWHRGRSGNDFGLGAVQVVRVRPDVWVANMIGQRGMRTGSAGPPIRYEALADCLAALGDRALELGATVHMPRIGTGLAGGTWTRVEPLIDDALGARDVQVTVYDHA, encoded by the coding sequence GTGAAGCCGATCAGGATCATCCCGGGGGACGCGACGAGCCCCCGGGCCGAAGGGCCCAAAGTCATCGCGCACGTCTGCAACGACCTCGGCGGCTGGGGCAAGGGATTCGTCGTCGCCGTCTCGCGCCGCTGGCCCGAACCGGAGGCCGCCTACCGCGCCTGGCACCGCGGCCGCAGCGGCAACGACTTCGGGCTCGGCGCCGTCCAAGTGGTGCGGGTGCGGCCCGACGTGTGGGTGGCCAACATGATCGGCCAGCGCGGCATGCGGACCGGCAGCGCGGGCCCGCCGATCCGCTACGAGGCCCTGGCCGACTGCCTGGCCGCACTGGGCGACCGGGCCCTGGAGCTCGGCGCCACCGTGCACATGCCGCGCATAGGCACCGGGCTGGCCGGCGGCACGTGGACGCGCGTCGAGCCGCTGATCGACGATGCGCTCGGCGCGCGGGACGTACAGGTCACCGTCTACGACCACGCCTGA
- a CDS encoding substrate-binding domain-containing protein, whose translation MRRILGILLGLLLIGGAAAVVLLGGQSPHTTATKTVRGVIGSEKYEFFRDPDVVKALATRGYTVKAETSGSWAMDRLALKDYDFAFPGSSEPAKEIEAAAGVKGAQETRPFYSPLVVIARTNAAEVLAANGLAKKGGPHTGTLLMGPFLKAAADDRTWQQLSGAAAHGELTGTVFVKTTDPATSNSGALFLAAASNVANGGTVVADDAALARTAPLMRKLISVQGALEPSSDDPFRAFISGGGEPLILVYESQVASLLLQQQGGGDLDNMVVLYPDTTVNTAHTFVPLTDGARELGTLLATDPVLRDLVLRHGFRPQDGVPAFTAATAPHSAYLNPALAGIRQVGTPTVKNLMALAARAKGQGDTP comes from the coding sequence GTGAGACGCATCCTGGGCATCCTCCTGGGCCTCCTCCTGATCGGCGGCGCGGCAGCCGTCGTCCTCCTCGGGGGGCAGAGCCCGCACACCACGGCAACGAAGACCGTGCGCGGCGTCATCGGTTCGGAGAAGTACGAGTTCTTCCGGGACCCCGACGTCGTCAAAGCCCTCGCCACGCGGGGCTACACCGTGAAGGCCGAGACGTCGGGCTCCTGGGCGATGGACCGACTCGCCCTGAAGGACTACGACTTCGCCTTTCCCGGCAGCAGCGAACCGGCCAAGGAGATCGAGGCCGCGGCCGGGGTGAAGGGCGCGCAGGAGACCAGGCCCTTCTACTCGCCGCTCGTCGTCATCGCCCGGACCAACGCCGCCGAGGTGCTCGCCGCCAACGGCCTCGCGAAGAAGGGCGGACCGCACACCGGAACCCTCCTCATGGGCCCGTTCCTGAAGGCCGCCGCCGACGACCGCACCTGGCAGCAGCTGTCCGGCGCGGCCGCGCACGGCGAACTGACCGGCACCGTGTTCGTCAAGACCACCGACCCGGCGACCTCCAACTCCGGCGCCCTCTTCCTGGCCGCCGCCTCCAACGTGGCGAACGGCGGCACGGTCGTCGCCGACGACGCCGCCCTCGCCCGCACCGCGCCCCTGATGCGCAAGCTCATCTCCGTCCAGGGCGCCCTGGAGCCCAGCAGCGACGACCCGTTCCGGGCGTTCATCAGCGGCGGCGGCGAACCGCTCATCCTGGTCTACGAGTCCCAGGTGGCCTCCCTCCTGCTCCAGCAGCAGGGCGGCGGCGACCTCGACAACATGGTGGTGCTCTACCCGGACACCACCGTCAACACCGCTCACACCTTCGTGCCGCTCACCGACGGGGCCCGGGAGCTCGGCACCCTCCTCGCCACCGACCCCGTCCTGCGCGACCTCGTCCTGCGGCACGGCTTCCGCCCGCAGGACGGCGTGCCCGCGTTCACCGCCGCCACCGCCCCGCACTCCGCCTACCTCAACCCGGCGCTGGCCGGCATCCGCCAGGTCGGCACGCCGACCGTCAAGAACCTGATGGCGCTGGCCGCCCGCGCCAAGGGCCAGGGGGACACACCGTGA
- a CDS encoding carbohydrate-binding protein, which yields MLQRQARAACTALAAAGLLLAVAGGAAGAPATAAPPPSAAATLRTADAPPELLAALGRDLGLTPTQAEARLAHEAEAGATAARLRDRLGAAFAGAWVDGADSATLTVATTRPADAAAIRGAGARAAVVPRTLAGLETARAALDRAADSTTPVRYADPRTNAVVVEETAPGAAARLLAATRTDPALVRVVRTAEAPRPLYDLRGGDAYYMNGGRCSVGFPVTRGATQGFATAGHCGRAGTTTSGFNQVAQGTFQASVFPGNDMAWVAANAQWASTPYVKGSGGANVQVTGSVLQPVGASVCRSGSTTGWHCGTIQQHDTSVTYPEGTISGVTRTTVCAEPGDSGGSYLSGSQAQGVTSGGSGNCSAGGTTFFQPLNPILSAYGLTLKTTGGDPGPGPGPGEPEPGGTWRAGTVYAAGATATYGGANYRCLQGHQAQPGWEPPNVPALWQRL from the coding sequence ATGCTCCAGCGACAGGCCCGCGCGGCCTGTACCGCCCTGGCGGCCGCCGGGCTGCTGCTGGCCGTCGCGGGCGGCGCCGCCGGCGCCCCCGCGACGGCCGCACCGCCGCCCTCCGCCGCCGCCACCCTGCGCACCGCCGACGCACCCCCCGAGCTGCTCGCCGCCCTGGGCCGCGACCTCGGCCTGACCCCCACGCAGGCCGAAGCGCGTCTCGCCCACGAAGCGGAGGCCGGGGCCACCGCAGCCCGGCTGCGGGACCGGCTCGGGGCCGCCTTCGCCGGGGCCTGGGTGGACGGAGCCGACTCCGCCACCCTCACCGTGGCCACCACCCGGCCCGCCGACGCCGCCGCGATCCGCGGCGCCGGGGCCCGGGCCGCCGTCGTCCCCCGGACCCTGGCCGGCCTGGAGACCGCCCGGGCCGCCCTGGACCGGGCGGCCGACTCCACCACCCCCGTCCGGTACGCCGACCCGCGCACCAATGCCGTGGTCGTCGAGGAGACGGCGCCGGGCGCGGCCGCCCGGCTGCTGGCCGCCACCCGCACCGACCCGGCGCTCGTCCGGGTGGTCCGCACCGCCGAGGCCCCGCGCCCGCTGTACGACCTGCGCGGCGGGGACGCGTACTACATGAACGGCGGCCGCTGCTCGGTCGGCTTCCCCGTGACCCGGGGCGCCACCCAGGGCTTCGCCACCGCCGGCCACTGCGGCCGCGCCGGGACCACCACCAGCGGCTTCAACCAGGTCGCCCAGGGCACCTTCCAGGCCTCCGTCTTCCCCGGCAACGACATGGCCTGGGTCGCCGCGAACGCGCAGTGGGCCTCCACCCCGTACGTCAAGGGCAGCGGCGGGGCGAACGTGCAGGTCACCGGCTCGGTGTTGCAACCCGTCGGGGCCTCGGTGTGCCGTTCCGGATCGACCACCGGCTGGCACTGCGGGACGATCCAGCAGCACGACACCAGCGTCACCTACCCCGAGGGCACCATCTCGGGCGTGACCCGCACGACGGTCTGCGCCGAGCCCGGAGACTCGGGCGGCTCCTACCTCTCCGGCAGCCAGGCGCAGGGCGTCACCTCGGGCGGCTCCGGCAACTGCTCGGCCGGCGGCACCACCTTCTTCCAGCCGCTGAACCCGATCCTGTCCGCGTACGGACTCACCCTCAAGACCACCGGCGGCGACCCGGGACCCGGCCCGGGCCCCGGCGAGCCCGAGCCGGGCGGCACCTGGCGGGCCGGCACGGTCTACGCGGCCGGCGCCACCGCGACGTACGGCGGCGCGAACTACCGCTGCCTCCAGGGCCACCAGGCCCAGCCGGGCTGGGAGCCGCCGAACGTGCCGGCGCTCTGGCAGCGCCTCTGA
- a CDS encoding DUF397 domain-containing protein: protein MSSRLTWFKSSYSDAQGSDCIEVALDWRKSTYSDDEGANCVEVAACPDTVHVRDSKLGEAGPRFSVPAGVWGVFLGGVAARCAD from the coding sequence ATGAGCAGCCGTCTTACCTGGTTCAAGTCCAGTTACAGCGACGCACAAGGCAGCGACTGCATCGAAGTCGCCCTGGACTGGCGGAAGTCCACGTACAGCGACGACGAAGGTGCCAACTGCGTCGAGGTGGCCGCGTGCCCCGACACCGTGCACGTCCGGGACTCCAAGCTCGGGGAGGCCGGGCCGCGGTTCTCCGTCCCGGCGGGGGTCTGGGGCGTGTTCCTCGGCGGGGTCGCCGCCCGTTGCGCCGACTGA
- a CDS encoding GNAT family N-acetyltransferase, with amino-acid sequence MRYRYATGADAPAMAALFAANHHDALTPDRRRAQGFVQGAFGEDALRAMADGGELLLAEDGSRLAGLLALSVAADLPHPPPPVRALLAAQDALHWRGRPLRDVRWLLYGPVVVDAAFRGHGVARGLYARAVAEAAGRAEALVAFIEAGNEPSRRVHVDAFGMTPLGDYEAAGRTYTAVAAPAASGGAAA; translated from the coding sequence ATGCGCTACCGCTACGCGACCGGGGCCGACGCCCCCGCCATGGCCGCACTCTTCGCCGCCAACCACCACGACGCCCTCACCCCGGACCGGCGCCGGGCGCAGGGGTTCGTCCAGGGCGCCTTCGGCGAGGACGCGCTGCGCGCGATGGCGGACGGCGGTGAACTGCTGCTCGCCGAGGACGGGTCGAGGCTCGCCGGCCTCCTCGCCCTCTCGGTGGCCGCGGACCTCCCGCACCCGCCCCCGCCGGTCCGCGCGCTCCTCGCCGCCCAGGACGCTCTGCACTGGCGGGGCCGTCCGCTCAGGGACGTGCGCTGGCTGCTGTACGGGCCCGTGGTCGTGGACGCCGCCTTCCGCGGGCACGGGGTGGCCCGCGGGCTGTACGCGAGGGCCGTCGCGGAGGCGGCGGGGCGCGCGGAGGCCCTGGTCGCCTTCATCGAAGCGGGCAACGAGCCGTCGCGGCGCGTGCACGTCGACGCCTTCGGCATGACCCCGCTCGGCGACTACGAGGCCGCCGGCCGCACCTACACCGCCGTCGCCGCCCCCGCCGCGAGCGGGGGTGCGGCGGCCTGA
- a CDS encoding LysR family transcriptional regulator — protein sequence MDLELRHLKIVRAVADAGSLTRAATALGLAQPALSAQLKRIERALGGALFVRGREGVRATALGELVLDRARVLLPAVCELQEEAVRFARQGAEGYRLGGTHGPLLGALVDRLARREPGVPVTTHTSWSEREIAAGVADGRLDFALVGVCGESAPPGPGRLAWSEVARDPVCVMLAEDHPLVGRREVELAALAAEAWTDVPGDGCFGDCFAAACVRAGFTPACVYETDTASCVHLVQVGRAVGLCRATFPVTPGVAVRPLAAAPLVWRHLLGWHPAAPAADRAAEVLEHARTAHARAQAASASRAAARDGRPEGAAPAVEPA from the coding sequence ATGGACCTGGAGCTGAGGCACCTCAAGATCGTCAGGGCCGTGGCGGACGCCGGCAGCCTGACCCGGGCCGCGACCGCGCTCGGGCTCGCGCAGCCCGCCCTCAGTGCCCAGCTGAAACGGATCGAGCGGGCGCTCGGCGGGGCGCTGTTCGTCCGGGGCCGCGAGGGCGTGCGGGCCACGGCGCTCGGCGAACTGGTGCTGGACCGGGCCCGCGTGCTGCTGCCCGCCGTCTGCGAACTCCAGGAGGAGGCCGTGCGGTTCGCCCGGCAGGGTGCGGAGGGCTACCGGCTCGGCGGGACGCACGGGCCGCTGCTCGGCGCTCTCGTGGACCGCCTCGCCCGCCGGGAGCCGGGGGTGCCGGTGACCACCCACACCTCCTGGTCCGAGCGCGAGATCGCCGCGGGCGTCGCCGACGGGCGGCTGGACTTCGCGCTCGTCGGGGTCTGCGGGGAGAGCGCCCCGCCCGGACCGGGGCGCCTCGCCTGGAGCGAGGTGGCCCGCGACCCGGTGTGCGTGATGCTCGCCGAGGACCATCCGCTGGTCGGCCGCCGGGAGGTCGAGCTGGCGGCGCTGGCCGCCGAGGCCTGGACGGACGTGCCGGGCGACGGCTGCTTCGGGGACTGCTTCGCCGCGGCGTGCGTGCGGGCCGGGTTCACGCCCGCCTGCGTCTACGAGACCGACACCGCCTCCTGCGTGCACCTGGTGCAGGTGGGGCGGGCCGTCGGCCTGTGCCGGGCCACCTTCCCGGTGACCCCGGGGGTGGCCGTCCGGCCGCTGGCCGCGGCCCCGCTGGTCTGGCGCCACCTGCTGGGCTGGCACCCGGCCGCCCCGGCCGCGGACCGGGCCGCCGAGGTGCTGGAGCACGCCCGCACCGCCCACGCCCGGGCCCAGGCCGCGTCGGCGTCCCGCGCGGCCGCACGGGACGGGCGGCCGGAGGGGGCCGCGCCCGCGGTGGAGCCGGCGTAG
- a CDS encoding pyridoxal phosphate-dependent aminotransferase, translating into MQVIQSTKLANVCYEIRGPVLEEAMRLEAAGHRILKLNTGNPAAFGFECPPEILEDMLRNLGTAHGYGDAKGLLSARRAVMQHYQTKGIALDVEDIYLGNGVSELIQMSMQALLDDGDEVLVPAPDYPLWTASVSLAGGTAVHYRCDEQSDWMPDLADVERKITDRTRAIVIINPNNPTGAVYDDEMLRGLTDIARRHDLIVCSDEIYDRILYDGATHTNTAVIAPDLLTLTFNGLSKNYRVAGYRAGWMAVCGPKKHASSYIEGLTILANMRLCANMPSQHAVATALGGRQSIEDLVLPGGRILEQRNVAYDLLTRIPGVTCVKPKGALYAFPRLDPSVYKIKDDRQMVLDLLRAEKIMVVHGTGFNWPEPDHFRIVTLPNAKDLADAVTRIGNFLEGYGQH; encoded by the coding sequence ATGCAGGTGATCCAGTCAACGAAACTCGCCAATGTCTGCTACGAGATCCGCGGACCCGTCCTCGAAGAGGCGATGCGGCTCGAAGCGGCAGGTCATCGCATCCTCAAGCTCAACACCGGCAACCCCGCGGCCTTCGGCTTCGAGTGCCCGCCGGAGATCCTTGAGGACATGCTCCGCAACCTGGGCACGGCCCACGGGTACGGGGACGCGAAGGGGCTGCTCTCCGCGCGCCGCGCGGTCATGCAGCACTACCAGACCAAGGGCATCGCACTGGACGTCGAGGACATCTACCTCGGCAACGGCGTCTCCGAGCTGATCCAGATGTCGATGCAGGCGCTGCTCGACGACGGCGACGAGGTGCTGGTCCCGGCGCCGGACTACCCGCTGTGGACGGCCTCGGTCAGCCTGGCCGGCGGCACCGCCGTGCACTACCGCTGCGACGAGCAGTCCGACTGGATGCCGGACCTCGCGGACGTCGAGCGCAAGATCACCGACCGCACCCGCGCGATCGTGATCATCAATCCGAACAACCCCACCGGCGCCGTCTACGACGACGAGATGCTGCGCGGGCTGACGGACATCGCCCGGCGCCACGACCTGATCGTCTGCTCGGACGAGATCTACGACCGCATCCTGTACGACGGCGCCACGCACACCAACACCGCCGTCATCGCGCCGGACCTGCTGACGCTGACCTTCAACGGGCTCTCGAAGAACTACCGCGTCGCGGGCTACCGGGCCGGCTGGATGGCGGTCTGCGGCCCCAAGAAGCACGCCTCCTCCTACATCGAGGGGCTGACGATCCTGGCGAACATGCGGCTGTGCGCGAACATGCCGTCGCAGCACGCGGTGGCCACCGCGCTCGGCGGGCGGCAGTCGATCGAGGACCTTGTCCTGCCGGGCGGGCGCATCCTGGAGCAGCGCAACGTCGCCTACGACCTGCTGACCCGCATCCCCGGCGTCACCTGCGTGAAGCCCAAGGGCGCGCTGTACGCCTTCCCGCGCCTCGACCCGTCCGTCTACAAGATCAAGGACGACCGGCAGATGGTCCTGGACCTGCTGCGCGCCGAGAAGATCATGGTCGTGCACGGGACGGGCTTCAACTGGCCCGAGCCCGACCACTTCCGGATCGTGACGCTGCCGAACGCCAAGGACCTGGCCGACGCGGTGACCCGGATCGGGAACTTCCTGGAGGGCTACGGCCAGCACTGA
- a CDS encoding toxic anion resistance protein, giving the protein MTPTPPGDDTFVLTAPEPVPPVRRDRAAGLVPLQDGVRDEMARRAAEYVGSLAGTDARSPEFARRIDEITGLGAADVRSAAQQSNRMLERAVRSLGADGGGAAQARVAGSLVELRRTVRDLDPRDTPARGARRLLSRLPGGNRLRDHVARYASAQATLDSLVGALRGGQDELRRDNAALHTERAGLWETMGRLQEHAVLTEALDAAVGQRVAETEGADPRQADALRADVLFPVRQKHQDLLTQLAVCAQGYLAMDVVRRTNDELIKGVDRAASTTVSALRIAVMLASALDHQRRVVAQVDALKGTTEELIRGNAQMLGTQSGEIQRLAADPAVGTETLRTAFEQIHRTLDAIDTFKARATENMAATVESLSGELRTASAYLERTRTAGAPDGETR; this is encoded by the coding sequence GTGACACCGACACCTCCCGGGGACGACACCTTCGTCCTCACCGCACCCGAACCCGTCCCCCCGGTCCGCCGGGACCGGGCCGCGGGCCTCGTACCGCTCCAGGACGGCGTCCGCGACGAGATGGCCCGCCGGGCCGCCGAGTACGTCGGCTCGCTCGCCGGGACCGACGCCCGCTCCCCCGAGTTCGCCCGGCGCATCGACGAGATCACCGGGCTCGGCGCGGCCGACGTCCGCTCCGCCGCCCAGCAGTCCAACCGCATGCTGGAGCGGGCCGTACGGTCCCTCGGCGCGGACGGCGGCGGAGCGGCCCAGGCCCGGGTGGCCGGCTCCCTGGTCGAACTGCGGCGGACCGTACGGGACCTCGACCCCCGGGACACGCCCGCCCGCGGCGCCCGCAGGCTGCTCTCGCGGCTGCCGGGCGGCAACCGGCTGCGCGACCACGTGGCCCGCTACGCCTCCGCGCAGGCGACGCTCGACTCCCTCGTGGGCGCGCTCCGCGGCGGCCAGGACGAACTGCGCCGCGACAACGCCGCCCTGCACACCGAACGGGCCGGGCTGTGGGAGACCATGGGCCGGCTCCAGGAACACGCGGTCCTCACCGAGGCCCTGGACGCGGCCGTCGGACAGCGCGTCGCCGAGACGGAGGGCGCCGACCCGCGGCAGGCCGACGCCCTGCGCGCGGACGTGCTCTTCCCCGTCCGGCAGAAGCACCAGGACCTGCTGACCCAGCTGGCCGTCTGCGCCCAGGGCTACCTGGCGATGGACGTGGTCCGGCGCACCAACGACGAGCTGATCAAGGGCGTCGACCGGGCGGCCAGCACCACCGTCTCGGCGCTGCGGATCGCCGTGATGCTGGCCTCGGCCCTCGACCACCAGCGCCGGGTCGTCGCGCAGGTCGACGCCCTCAAGGGCACCACCGAGGAGCTGATCCGGGGCAACGCGCAGATGCTGGGCACGCAGAGCGGCGAGATCCAACGGCTCGCCGCCGACCCGGCGGTCGGCACGGAGACGCTGCGCACGGCCTTCGAGCAGATCCACCGCACCCTCGACGCGATCGACACGTTCAAGGCGCGGGCCACCGAGAACATGGCGGCCACCGTGGAGTCCCTGAGCGGCGAACTGCGCACCGCCTCGGCCTACCTGGAGCGCACCCGCACCGCCGGCGCGCCCGACGGGGAGACCCGGTGA
- a CDS encoding nitroreductase family deazaflavin-dependent oxidoreductase, protein MHALDVDWDHPADPGPGPRLDHVRAYVASAGVDGHLWHGVRTLLLTTVDRATGRTVRTPLIYGEDADRVLLVASGHGAPEHPRWYRNLTTHPEVRFQAGAAVHKAAARTATPQERDAYWPLMTALWPPYDDDQAGTDREIPLVVLEP, encoded by the coding sequence ATGCACGCACTCGACGTCGACTGGGACCACCCCGCGGACCCGGGGCCCGGCCCCCGGCTGGACCACGTCCGCGCGTACGTCGCCTCCGCCGGCGTCGACGGGCACCTCTGGCACGGGGTCCGCACCCTCCTGCTGACCACGGTGGACCGCGCCACCGGCCGCACCGTCCGCACCCCGCTGATCTACGGCGAGGACGCGGACCGCGTGCTCCTGGTGGCCTCCGGCCACGGCGCCCCGGAGCACCCCCGCTGGTACCGCAACCTCACGACCCACCCCGAGGTCCGCTTCCAGGCGGGCGCCGCCGTCCACAAGGCCGCGGCCCGGACGGCCACACCGCAGGAGCGGGACGCGTACTGGCCCCTGATGACCGCCCTGTGGCCGCCGTACGACGACGACCAGGCGGGCACGGACCGGGAGATCCCCCTGGTCGTCCTGGAGCCCTGA
- a CDS encoding GNAT family N-acetyltransferase: MMRGALVGLRARHEDDIPILEDELHGDVVTASRAQGRPWRPLTPGSKQSQFAVDDAEQGHVPFSVVELDGGTLVGTATLWGIDDHSRSAHIGLGLLPAARGKGYAGDVVATLCHYGFVVRGLHRLQIETLSDNAAMLRAAERNGFVREGVLRSSAWVMGEFLDEVLLGLLAREWRPAA, translated from the coding sequence ATGATGAGAGGCGCATTGGTCGGGCTCAGGGCCCGGCACGAGGACGACATACCGATCCTGGAGGACGAGCTGCACGGCGACGTGGTCACCGCGTCGCGGGCCCAGGGCCGGCCGTGGCGGCCGCTCACGCCCGGCTCGAAGCAATCGCAGTTCGCGGTGGACGACGCCGAGCAGGGCCACGTCCCGTTCTCCGTGGTGGAGCTGGACGGCGGCACGCTGGTCGGCACCGCGACGCTGTGGGGCATCGACGACCACAGCCGGTCCGCGCACATCGGGCTCGGCCTGCTGCCCGCCGCCCGCGGCAAGGGCTACGCCGGTGACGTGGTGGCCACCCTGTGCCACTACGGGTTCGTGGTGCGCGGCCTGCACCGGCTGCAGATCGAGACGCTGTCGGACAACGCCGCCATGCTGCGCGCCGCCGAGCGCAACGGCTTCGTCCGCGAGGGCGTGCTGCGCTCCTCGGCCTGGGTGATGGGCGAGTTCCTCGACGAGGTGCTGCTCGGCCTCCTCGCCCGGGAGTGGCGGCCGGCCGCGTAG
- a CDS encoding ATP-binding protein: MDHPIEWRYPRAPISVPRARARLAAQARAWKLPEDTAETAVLLLGELMANACRHVRVPGREVWVRCLLDGERLRVEVLDAGREMPVVREPRPLAESGRGLAIVAALAGSWGAYPRECGIGKAVWFELATPTDSGGSIRPPGPS; this comes from the coding sequence ATGGATCACCCCATCGAGTGGCGCTACCCCCGCGCGCCCATCAGCGTCCCCCGCGCCCGTGCACGACTCGCCGCGCAGGCCCGCGCGTGGAAGCTGCCCGAGGACACCGCCGAGACCGCGGTACTGCTGCTCGGCGAGCTCATGGCCAACGCCTGCCGGCACGTCCGGGTCCCCGGCCGGGAGGTGTGGGTGCGGTGCCTGCTCGACGGGGAGCGGCTGCGGGTGGAGGTGCTCGACGCCGGGCGCGAGATGCCCGTCGTGCGGGAGCCTCGGCCGCTGGCCGAGTCGGGGCGGGGGCTGGCGATCGTGGCGGCGCTGGCGGGGAGCTGGGGGGCGTACCCGCGGGAGTGCGGGATCGGGAAGGCGGTCTGGTTCGAGCTCGCCACGCCGACCGATTCCGGAGGATCGATTCGCCCGCCGGGGCCTTCCTAG
- a CDS encoding YdcF family protein — protein MAAFALTAVLFAAFCLSARNDRRRFRNAVLLGLTLISFSGALLVQADRLPGWAVPFVLLVVFGLPALGVLAIGVFLVANGVTMVRREGAYLPNLLSLLAGLGIFAVIALVVAAGTFDSTAVTGVAATVTAVVTYVSFIFLCFLGYAFLYGRIKVRGDVDHVVMLGSGLVGGDQVPPLLASRLRKGQQIYAAQVARGGRPPVLLTSGGKGTDEKVAEARAMADWLIARGVPAEHVRVEDRSTTTEENMLFSKEIMRADDPGYRCVVVTNNFHAFRAAMMARKAGVNGQVVGSPTAKYFWPSATLREFVAVFWEHRTVNLGICGLLAALGVAAAFVG, from the coding sequence ATGGCCGCCTTCGCCCTCACCGCCGTGCTGTTCGCGGCCTTCTGTCTCAGTGCCCGCAACGACCGCCGCCGGTTCCGCAACGCCGTCCTGCTCGGTCTGACCCTGATCTCCTTCTCGGGCGCCCTGCTCGTGCAGGCGGACCGGCTGCCCGGCTGGGCGGTCCCGTTCGTGCTGCTCGTCGTCTTCGGCCTGCCCGCCCTCGGCGTCCTGGCGATCGGGGTGTTCCTCGTCGCCAACGGCGTGACCATGGTCCGCCGGGAGGGCGCCTACCTCCCCAACCTGCTCTCGCTGCTGGCGGGGCTGGGGATCTTCGCGGTGATCGCGCTGGTGGTCGCGGCGGGGACGTTCGACTCGACGGCCGTCACGGGCGTCGCGGCGACGGTGACCGCGGTGGTCACCTACGTCTCGTTCATCTTCCTGTGCTTCCTCGGCTACGCCTTCCTCTACGGCCGGATCAAGGTCCGCGGGGACGTCGACCACGTGGTGATGCTCGGCTCGGGCCTGGTGGGCGGGGACCAGGTGCCGCCGCTGCTGGCCTCGCGGCTGCGCAAGGGCCAGCAGATCTACGCGGCCCAGGTGGCGCGCGGCGGGCGGCCGCCGGTGCTGCTGACCTCGGGCGGCAAGGGCACCGACGAGAAGGTGGCCGAGGCCCGGGCGATGGCGGACTGGCTGATCGCGCGGGGCGTCCCGGCGGAGCACGTGCGGGTGGAGGACCGGTCGACGACGACCGAGGAGAACATGCTGTTCAGCAAGGAGATCATGCGGGCGGACGATCCCGGCTACCGGTGCGTGGTCGTCACCAACAACTTCCACGCGTTCCGGGCCGCGATGATGGCCCGCAAGGCCGGGGTGAACGGACAGGTGGTGGGCTCGCCCACGGCGAAGTACTTCTGGCCGAGCGCGACCCTGCGCGAGTTCGTCGCCGTCTTCTGGGAGCACCGCACCGTGAACCTGGGGATCTGCGGGCTGCTCGCCGCCCTCGGGGTGGCGGCGGCGTTCGTCGGCTGA
- a CDS encoding helix-turn-helix domain-containing protein, with protein sequence MTEAWRYGGNQVRLWRTEAGKSREELGAESNYDAETVKSMELGRRRPTMQLLRAADQMFGAAGKLLAVAEYMKPEPFPKRSEEFMAAEAECVAFNNYEPLLIPGLLQSQEYMEALMGDSSPPVDAETIAERVGRRLTRQEAMERRIKTVYSFIIGEAAMRTEVGGKEVMRRQLHHLLKLSGLRNVFIQILPTGRACGAALRGPLVLMETPDHQLWAWADGQKTTAMYSHRDKVSSLTQTHGMIRMNALGAAESAEFIKRLAEEL encoded by the coding sequence ATGACGGAGGCATGGCGGTACGGCGGCAACCAGGTCAGGTTGTGGCGTACGGAGGCCGGGAAGTCCCGGGAGGAGCTCGGGGCCGAGTCGAACTACGACGCGGAGACGGTCAAGTCGATGGAACTGGGCCGCAGACGGCCCACGATGCAGTTGCTGCGGGCGGCGGACCAGATGTTCGGGGCGGCCGGGAAACTGCTGGCGGTGGCCGAGTACATGAAGCCGGAGCCGTTCCCGAAGCGGTCGGAGGAGTTCATGGCGGCGGAGGCGGAGTGCGTCGCCTTCAACAACTACGAGCCGCTGTTGATCCCGGGGCTGCTCCAGAGCCAGGAGTACATGGAGGCTCTGATGGGCGACAGCTCGCCTCCGGTGGACGCGGAGACGATCGCGGAACGCGTGGGAAGGCGCCTTACGCGCCAGGAAGCCATGGAGCGCCGAATCAAGACGGTCTACAGCTTCATCATCGGTGAAGCCGCCATGCGTACGGAGGTGGGAGGCAAAGAGGTCATGCGACGGCAGTTGCACCACCTCCTGAAACTCAGCGGTCTACGCAACGTCTTCATCCAAATTCTGCCCACCGGGCGAGCATGTGGCGCGGCTCTACGAGGGCCCCTCGTCCTCATGGAGACACCCGATCACCAACTGTGGGCCTGGGCGGATGGACAGAAGACGACGGCCATGTACTCGCACCGAGACAAGGTCAGCTCGCTCACCCAGACGCATGGCATGATCCGGATGAACGCCCTCGGCGCTGCGGAGTCGGCGGAATTCATCAAGAGGCTCGCGGAGGAGCTATGA